In Topomyia yanbarensis strain Yona2022 chromosome 2, ASM3024719v1, whole genome shotgun sequence, one DNA window encodes the following:
- the LOC131684900 gene encoding uncharacterized protein LOC131684900, protein MFCSKIVLLVTALLLGPRTSEAFGWNWIWPFTTTTTQSSSTSSSSTGSSSGSVGSNYAISIGNRENTVANLTDYGTSISGLQINLARFNGSALVSTGAAQNVLSDIIYSVTEEYRTQSEAVVGRRLAWIEATVNHATQYARELQQNEMKALLKAFSEDVRGSVRDLREPVRDCLGREVDVEDMIQSVTNRSQSGCLQTRVGNLLQIRDSARSNLTKFLNSSGDVEDLVEHCVDVQDQFDDEMSDMYKLACISSVLLRMQTDTFNLTFTVNQLTTEVDPVLSQASASLLECAVDLVSYAFEVSLGLRHWINICSSR, encoded by the exons ATGTTTTGCTCCAAGATAGTACTGTTGGTGACGGCTCTGTTACTAGGTCCTAGAACTTCGGAAGCCTTCGGTTGGAACTGGATATGGCCCTTTACAACGACCACTACTCAATCCAGTTCTACCTCGTCCAGTTCTACAGGTAGCAGCAGCGGCTCCGTAGGTTCTAACTATGCTATTTCGATCGGAAACCGGGAAAACACTGTTGCCAACCTGACCGACTACGGAACGTCGATCTCAGGTTTACAAATCAATTTAGCCCGATTCAACGGAAGTGCGCTGGTTAGTACCGGAGCCGCCCAGAACGTGCTAAGTGACATAATCTACTCGGTCACGGAAGAGTACCGGACGCAATCGGAAGCTGTAGTTGGCAGGCGGTTAGCGTGGATCGAGGCAACGGTTAACCACGCGACTCAGTACGCTAGGGAACTGCAGCAGAATGAAATGAAGGCATTGCTGAAGGCGTTTTCGGAAGATGTTCGCGGAAGTGTACGGGATCTAAGGGAACCCGTGCGGGACTGTTTGGGCCGGGAAGTGGACGTGGAAGACATGATACAGTCCGTGACCAATCGCAGTCAAAGCGGGTGTCTGCAAACAAGAGTTGGGAATCTGTTGCAAATACGGGACAGTGCCAGAAGTAACTTAACAAAGTTTTTGAATAGCTCGGGAGATGTCGAGGATCTCGTAGAGCATTGCGTTGACGTTCAGGATCAGTTCGACGATGAGATGAGTGATATGTACAAATTGGCATGCATTTCTTCG gTCCTTCTTAGAATGCAAACGGATACGTTCAATCTGACGTTCACCGTTAACCAACTGACGACGGAAGTTGATCCGGTGTTGAGTCAAGCTAGTGCTAGCCTGCTGGAGTGTGCAGTCGATCTGGTATCGTACGCTTTTGAAGTTTCACTGGGACTGCGTCACTGGATCAACATTTGCAGTTCGAGATGA